From Magnetococcus sp. PR-3, the proteins below share one genomic window:
- the trpD gene encoding anthranilate phosphoribosyltransferase, whose product MSIQQTIAQVVDGKDLSQEEAYEAMRAVMSGDCTDAQIGALLTALRMKGETVEEIAGAAQAMREKALKVTAEGSVVDTCGTGGDASGTFNISTTVAFVVAASGVTVAKHGNRSITSKSGSADVLKALGVNIEADTSVVETCLARCGIGFLFAVKHHGAMKHAIGPRKELAMRTIFNLLGPLTNPAGAPHQLIGVFDGKWAEPMARVLGRLGSKRAMVAHGHDGLDEITITTTTQIAELKEDGSVVNYTLDPRDYGLSLASMDELKGGDADENAAITRGVLSGAEQGAKRDIVVLNAAAALYISGMAQNIESGKEMAEQAIDSGRALKRLEMLAETSNVLPE is encoded by the coding sequence ATGTCGATTCAACAGACGATAGCCCAGGTAGTAGATGGCAAAGACCTTTCTCAAGAAGAGGCCTATGAGGCGATGCGGGCCGTGATGTCAGGTGACTGCACAGATGCCCAAATTGGCGCCCTGCTCACCGCACTGCGTATGAAAGGGGAAACGGTTGAAGAGATCGCCGGTGCTGCTCAGGCTATGCGAGAAAAAGCTCTGAAGGTCACCGCAGAGGGATCGGTTGTTGATACCTGCGGGACAGGTGGAGATGCTTCTGGAACCTTTAACATCTCCACAACGGTCGCCTTTGTCGTTGCTGCCAGCGGTGTTACCGTCGCCAAACACGGTAACCGCTCCATCACTTCCAAAAGTGGATCTGCTGATGTACTGAAGGCTCTTGGTGTTAATATTGAGGCCGACACATCGGTCGTAGAGACCTGTTTAGCCCGATGTGGCATCGGCTTTTTGTTTGCCGTTAAACATCACGGTGCGATGAAACATGCCATTGGCCCTCGTAAAGAGTTGGCCATGCGTACCATTTTCAATCTTCTCGGTCCACTGACCAACCCCGCGGGTGCCCCCCATCAGTTAATCGGTGTATTTGATGGCAAGTGGGCAGAACCCATGGCCCGTGTGCTCGGCCGTTTGGGTTCTAAACGCGCCATGGTTGCCCATGGTCATGATGGTTTAGATGAGATCACCATCACCACCACCACCCAGATTGCAGAGCTGAAAGAGGATGGCTCGGTTGTCAACTACACATTGGATCCTCGCGATTATGGCCTCTCTTTGGCCAGTATGGATGAGCTTAAAGGGGGGGATGCCGATGAGAATGCTGCGATCACTCGTGGGGTTTTAAGTGGTGCAGAGCAAGGTGCTAAACGGGACATTGTGGTCTTAAATGCTGCAGCGGCACTCTACATCTCAGGCATGGCACAAAATATTGAGTCCGGCAAAGAGATGGCCGAACAGGCCATTGATAGTGGCCGCGCGTTAAAGCGACTGGAAATGTTGGCGGAGACCTCCAACGTCTTACCAGAATAA
- a CDS encoding SpoIIE family protein phosphatase: MVIPSSTLESRQLGQIRHNPENSTTQERRRRSLMEHLHMFRGIKDERVLDILQSCPVYQFEKETVLLHQGEVNHNVYLVLSGEIKVLLDETDEEQHIMIPAGKCVGDMSVLDAQPVSAQVVACAGARIVEMNHEVFFNDMLTIPGVAKNMLMEQMKRVRRSNATVLSKREKELRLEQLEQELSIAGQIQNSVLPHTFPSLELWPWLSIAAHMIPARDIGGDLYDIFALDEHRLFIQVGDVSGKGVPAALHMMRTSALFQVAARTEHSPLACLQHLNTPLKESSPSFMFVTAFCAIFDVRTGEITYANAAHLPPVIKKKDGSTHFIDMQGGMVLGILDQPDFSTGCFTLNEGESLVLYSDGVTEAMNAQEEMFEDSRLLQALEKTEHCGAQHLVDQLFSQVQSFANGFTQSDDITVVALHRGQQ, from the coding sequence ATGGTCATCCCAAGCAGCACCCTTGAGAGCAGACAGCTGGGGCAAATTCGTCATAACCCTGAGAACAGCACGACACAGGAGCGTCGACGTCGTTCTTTGATGGAGCATTTACATATGTTCCGCGGTATTAAGGATGAACGCGTTTTAGATATTTTACAAAGCTGCCCGGTTTATCAGTTTGAGAAGGAAACCGTACTCCTGCACCAAGGTGAGGTAAATCATAACGTCTACCTGGTACTAAGTGGGGAGATTAAGGTTCTGCTGGATGAAACGGATGAAGAGCAACATATAATGATACCGGCCGGTAAATGTGTGGGGGATATGTCTGTGCTCGATGCACAGCCCGTCTCGGCTCAAGTCGTTGCCTGTGCAGGTGCGCGTATTGTTGAGATGAACCATGAAGTTTTTTTTAATGACATGCTGACCATACCGGGTGTGGCGAAAAACATGCTCATGGAGCAGATGAAACGGGTACGCCGCTCTAATGCCACAGTACTATCCAAACGAGAAAAAGAGTTGCGCTTGGAGCAGCTTGAACAGGAGCTGAGCATTGCTGGGCAGATCCAGAACAGTGTTTTGCCACACACCTTTCCCTCTTTAGAGCTTTGGCCTTGGCTGAGCATTGCAGCCCATATGATTCCTGCACGGGATATTGGTGGTGATCTCTATGATATTTTTGCCTTAGACGAACACCGCCTGTTTATTCAGGTTGGTGATGTAAGTGGCAAAGGCGTCCCTGCTGCACTCCATATGATGCGCACTTCAGCACTGTTTCAAGTGGCTGCCCGCACCGAGCACTCGCCCTTGGCATGCCTGCAACATCTCAACACGCCCCTCAAAGAGAGCTCACCCAGCTTTATGTTTGTTACCGCTTTTTGTGCCATTTTTGATGTCCGCACAGGCGAAATAACCTATGCCAATGCTGCGCACCTTCCCCCAGTCATTAAGAAAAAAGATGGCTCTACCCATTTCATCGACATGCAGGGTGGTATGGTTCTAGGCATTTTAGATCAGCCAGATTTTAGCACAGGCTGCTTTACCTTGAACGAAGGCGAGAGCCTTGTTCTTTATAGTGATGGTGTAACGGAAGCAATGAATGCACAAGAAGAGATGTTTGAGGATTCACGACTTTTACAAGCCCTGGAAAAAACAGAACATTGTGGTGCTCAACACCTTGTAGACCAACTATTCAGTCAAGTACAGAGCTTTGCCAATGGTTTTACTCAATCTGATGACATTACCGTTGTCGCCCTTCACAGAGGTCAACAATAA